A part of Streptomyces sp. NBC_00557 genomic DNA contains:
- a CDS encoding MBL fold metallo-hydrolase codes for MPLTLTVLGTASPHPGPGRPCSGYLLAGGGAEVWVDAGPGTFAALQQHTDPARLTAIWISHLHADHSSDLLSAAYAFAHGGMTPPAPVPVYAPQDCARRLAGFLGRADVDFLKDVLDFRALYDGHDVRHWNLRLTARAVAHDTEAYGLRAECQGSVLAYSGDSGPCPALGELAVRADLFLCEADLDAHREGEQVHLTPEDAGRIAHQARVRRLLVTHVGPTLTRETATARAAAVSGRPTDAAMEGETHTC; via the coding sequence ATGCCTCTCACGCTCACCGTCCTCGGCACCGCGTCCCCGCACCCCGGCCCCGGCCGGCCCTGCTCCGGATACCTGCTCGCCGGCGGGGGCGCCGAGGTGTGGGTGGACGCGGGCCCCGGCACGTTCGCCGCGTTGCAGCAGCACACGGACCCGGCGCGGCTGACCGCGATCTGGATCTCCCATCTGCACGCCGACCACAGCTCCGATCTGCTGTCGGCCGCCTACGCGTTCGCCCACGGCGGGATGACCCCGCCCGCACCCGTCCCGGTGTACGCCCCGCAGGACTGCGCCCGCCGCCTGGCCGGCTTCCTCGGGCGGGCGGACGTGGACTTCCTCAAGGACGTCCTCGACTTCCGGGCCCTGTACGACGGCCATGACGTGCGGCACTGGAACCTCCGCCTCACGGCCCGCGCCGTCGCCCACGACACCGAGGCGTACGGGCTGCGCGCCGAGTGCCAGGGCAGCGTCCTCGCGTACTCGGGCGACAGCGGACCGTGCCCCGCGCTCGGCGAACTCGCCGTGCGCGCCGATCTGTTCCTGTGCGAGGCGGACCTCGACGCCCATCGCGAAGGCGAACAGGTCCACCTGACCCCGGAGGACGCCGGGCGCATCGCCCACCAGGCCCGCGTGCGCCGGCTGCTCGTCACCCATGTCGGCCCCACGCTCACCCGAGAGACGGCCACCGCCCGCGCCGCCGCGGTCTCCGGCCGGCCCACGGACGCCGCGATGGAAGGCGAGACCCACACCTGCTGA
- a CDS encoding GntR family transcriptional regulator: MTSVPTPIPSRTQYVLDAIRHRILTGRLTPGQALVETELAAQFGVSKTPVREALKTLAGTGLVVMSQYKGATVRMVDADMAREVYDVRLLLEPEALRRTVRRGASLEAARDALHRADAATDTAERSLANREFHRALYLPCGNPLLGRMLDEVRDQAALVSAVAWAADPSWEREAAEHREILRLALGGDADGAASALHAHIASFVERAFPSDTGPHPQEGHS, from the coding sequence ATGACCTCTGTGCCCACCCCTATCCCGTCCCGCACCCAGTACGTGCTGGACGCGATCAGACACCGCATCCTGACCGGGCGGCTGACACCCGGTCAGGCGCTGGTCGAGACGGAACTGGCCGCGCAGTTCGGGGTGTCGAAGACCCCCGTGCGCGAGGCGCTGAAGACGCTCGCCGGCACCGGACTCGTCGTGATGAGCCAGTACAAGGGCGCCACGGTGCGCATGGTGGACGCGGACATGGCACGCGAGGTCTACGACGTGCGGCTGCTGCTGGAACCGGAGGCGCTGCGCAGGACCGTCCGGCGGGGCGCCTCCCTGGAGGCCGCGCGCGACGCGCTGCACCGGGCCGACGCCGCCACCGACACCGCCGAACGCTCCCTCGCCAACCGGGAGTTCCACCGCGCCCTGTACCTGCCGTGCGGCAACCCGCTGCTCGGCCGGATGCTGGACGAGGTGCGGGACCAGGCCGCCCTGGTCTCCGCCGTCGCCTGGGCCGCCGACCCCTCCTGGGAGCGGGAGGCCGCCGAGCACCGGGAGATCCTCCGGCTCGCCCTCGGCGGGGACGCCGACGGCGCCGCGAGCGCCCTGCACGCCCACATCGCCTCCTTCGTGGAGCGCGCGTTCCCCTCGGACACCGGCCCCCACCCACAGGAAGGTCATTCATGA
- a CDS encoding dihydrodipicolinate synthase family protein — MNSVTFETGRAALADVVAIPVTPFAEDGSVDTGTLRALLRRLLDGGIRTLTPNGNTGEFYALTPEERRLVTETTVDEAGDRAAVLVGVGHDVPTAVASARHARDVGAGMVMVHQPVHPYVSAAGWVDYHRAIAEAVPELGVVPYVRNDRLPGARLAELAGHCPNVIGVKYAVPDAARFAAFARDAGLDRFTWVAGLAEPYAPSYFSAGATGFTSGLVNVAPAVSLNMIEALRSGDYPAAMKVWEQIRRFEELRAADGSANNVTVVKEALAALGLCRRDVRPPSKPLPEDERAEVAAIAAGWSM; from the coding sequence ATGAACAGCGTGACGTTCGAGACCGGGCGGGCGGCCCTGGCCGACGTGGTGGCCATCCCGGTGACCCCCTTCGCCGAGGACGGCTCCGTCGACACCGGCACCCTCCGGGCGCTGCTGCGTCGCCTGCTCGACGGCGGGATCCGCACCCTCACCCCGAACGGCAACACCGGCGAGTTCTACGCCCTCACCCCCGAAGAGCGCCGCCTGGTCACCGAGACGACCGTCGACGAGGCCGGCGACCGGGCCGCGGTCCTGGTCGGCGTCGGCCACGACGTGCCCACCGCCGTGGCCTCCGCCCGGCACGCCCGCGACGTCGGCGCCGGGATGGTCATGGTCCACCAGCCCGTCCACCCCTATGTGTCGGCGGCCGGCTGGGTCGACTACCACCGCGCCATCGCCGAGGCGGTGCCCGAACTGGGCGTGGTGCCGTACGTCCGCAACGACCGGCTGCCCGGCGCCCGGCTCGCCGAACTCGCCGGCCACTGCCCGAACGTCATCGGGGTCAAGTACGCCGTCCCGGACGCCGCCCGCTTCGCCGCCTTCGCCCGCGACGCCGGCCTCGACCGGTTCACCTGGGTCGCCGGCCTCGCCGAGCCGTACGCCCCCTCCTACTTCTCGGCCGGCGCCACCGGCTTCACCTCCGGCCTCGTGAACGTCGCCCCGGCCGTCTCCCTGAACATGATCGAGGCGCTGCGATCGGGCGACTACCCGGCCGCCATGAAGGTCTGGGAGCAGATCCGCCGCTTCGAGGAACTCCGCGCCGCCGACGGCTCCGCGAACAACGTCACCGTCGTCAAGGAGGCCCTCGCCGCGCTGGGCCTGTGCCGCCGGGACGTCCGCCCGCCCAGCAAGCCGCTGCCCGAGGACGAGCGCGCCGAGGTCGCCGCCATCGCCGCCGGGTGGTCGATGTGA